A window of Scophthalmus maximus strain ysfricsl-2021 chromosome 10, ASM2237912v1, whole genome shotgun sequence contains these coding sequences:
- the lbx1a gene encoding transcription factor LBX1a, with translation MTSVDDSKCPSVPDERWRSPLDQLPPPANSNKPLTPFSIEDILNKPSARRRSCSLSGAAAHLLSPREKPAPAGHGLSGRALLSQTSPLCALEELASKTFKGLEVSVLQAAEGRDGLTLFGQRNAAKKRRKSRTAFTNHQIYELEKRFLYQKYLSPADRDQIAQQLGLSNAQVITWFQNRRAKLKRDLEEMKADVESAKAVGPVAFEKLSKLAELERCAAGGMGGGGGGGGGTLSCTPGRFAEPDPLSSSRSPQRTTAESLDSSRPSASPPSPASSRYTDRLSSKFCSEDEEEEIDVDD, from the exons ATGACCTCCGTGGACGACTCCAAGTGCCCGTCGGTGCCGGACGAGCGGTGGCGCAGCCCGCTCGATCAGCTCCCGCCGCCGGCCAACTCCAACAAGCCGCTGACGCCCTTCAGCATCGAGGACATCCTCAACAAGCCGTCCGCGAGAAGACGGAGCTGCTCCCTGAGCGGCGCGGCGGCGCACCTGCTCTCCCCCAGAGAGAAGCCGGCCCCGGCGGGTCACGGCCTGTCCGGCCGCGCGCTGCTCAGCCAGACGTCGCCGCTCTGCGCGCTGGAGGAGCTGGCGAGCAAAACCTTCAAGGGCCTGGAGGTCAGCGTCCTGCAGGCGGCCGAGG GCCGAGACGGTCTGACGCTCTTCGGCCAGAGGAACGCCGCCAAGAAGCGGCGGAAGTCGCGCACGGCGTTCACCAACCACCAGATCTACGAGCTGGAGAAACGCTTCCTGTACCAGAAGTACCTGAGCCCGGCGGACCGGGACCAGATCGCACAGCAGCTCGGCCTGAGCAACGCGCAGGTCATCACCTGGTTCCAGAACCGGCGCGCCAAGCTGAAGCGCGacctggaggagatgaaggcggaCGTGGAGTCCGCCAAGGCCGTGGGCCCCGTGGCGTTCGAGAAGCTCTCCAAGCTGGCGGAGCTGGAGCGGTGCGCGGCGGGGGGCAtgggcggcggcgggggcggcggcggcgggacgcTGTCCTGCACGCCGGGACGCTTCGCCGAGCCcgaccctctctcctcctccaggtccccGCAGCGCACCACCGCCGAGAGCCTCGACTCCAGCAGGCCGAGCGCGTCGCCTCCCTCGCCCGCGTCGTCGCGCTACACGGATCGGCTGAGCAGCAAATTCTGCtcggaggatgaagaggaggagatcgACGTGGACGACTGA